GCGTAGAATGGTGATGGTTTTTGAACAGTCTCAAGGGATCGAGACCAGATCAAACCAAAAAAGTATTTGACAAAAATAGGCGTTTCAAATTGAGTGGCTTTCATTAACCAAAAGCGGAATTAACGCACAGCACAAGTCCCAAAGATTGCAGGGACTTATAGTTCTTTAGGAGGAACGATGTTATCCTTTAAACGGGATACTCGTGATGAGTATCACGCGGGCAGAGCGCACTCGCTTTGCCGCACTAATTCAAGACAATTTATGCAGAATCAGAACCTGCTGATGCGGGTGAGCTCGGTTTTCACGAGTTTCATCCCGGTAGGGGTTTTCTGCCAAAAAATTGGAGGTACCAGTGAGTAAACTCGAAAATCGCATTCGGATCAAGTTGAAAGCATACGATCACCGCCTGTTGGATCAATCTGTGGCAGAGATAGTGAAAAGCACTCGCAACACTGGAGCCAAGGTCATCGGACCTATTCCACTACCAACAGACCGGACAGTATATACGATCCTGCGTTCACCCCATGCGGACAAGAAATCGCAAGACCAGTTTCAAATGCTGGTTCATAAGAGATTGGTCGATATCGTGAATCCCACCCAGCAGACCACTAACGCGCTCAAAAAGCTGAGCCTGCCTGCCGGAGTTCACGTGGAGATCAAGGCAAACTCAAGGAGCTGAGCATGTTGGGACTAATAGGAAAGAAAATTGGCATGACGCAGATCTTTGACGCCAACGGCAAAGTGATGCCGGTCACGGTGCTCAAAGCCGGTCCTTGCCGGGTGATCTGCAAACGCAACGAAACAGAACACGGATACGACGCCTTGCAGCTTGGTTATGAAGAGCTTGCAGAAAAGCGCGTGAGCCGTCCTCTGCTCGGACACTTCAAGAAAAACGGCAGCCCCACCTATCGCTATATCCGCGAGTTCCGTCCTTCCTTCGGACAGGAAACAGGGGATTACAACGTGGGCGACGAACTGAAAGCCGACCTATTTAAGGAATCTGAAACCGTCACCGTCACCTCAAAATCCAAGGGACGCGGTTTCACCGGCGTGATGAAACGCCACGGATTCAAAGGCTTCCAAGCTTCGCACGGCGTGCATGAATCCTTCCGCGGCGGCGGTTCGATCGGTCAATGCGCCCAGCCTTCCCGCGTATTCAAAAACACCAAGATGGCAGGACAGCATGGCAATGCCCGCGTGAGTGTGCGTCATCTCAGCGTCGTCAAAGTTGACGTCGAAAATGGTCTGATCATGGTCAAAGGCGCAGTCCCCGGGCACCGCAATTCATTGATCCTGATCCAGAAAGAACAGTAGGGGGGAGATAATCAAATGGTAAAAGCAATAAAATTCAATTCCCTCGGCGACCAAGTGGGCGAGGTCGAATTGCCGTCAAGCGTCTTTGATGTGGACGTCAATTCTCCCAAGATCCTGCTGCACGAAGTCGTGACGATGTACCTTGGCAACCAACGCCAGGGCACCGTTCAAAAGAAAAGCCGCAGCATGACAGCGGGCAGCACCCGCAAGCTGTTCAAACAAAAAGGCACCGGCAACGCCCGTGTGGGCTCGCGCCGTTCACCGATCCGCGTACACGGTGGCAAAGCCTTCGCGATCCTGCCCAAGAATTGGTATAAAAATATTCCGCGCACCAAGAAACGGCAAGCGCTCAGAGTCGCTCTTACGGATCGTGCCCGCGAAGGACGCATCTTCATCGTCGAAGGTCTCCTTTATGCTCAACCGAGCACCAAGCTGGCAAAAGACCTATTGGGCAAGATCATTGCCGAAAAAGGACGCAAACTCGTGGTCACGGACGGACATCACATCCCCACGGTGAAATCCTTCACCAACCTTCCGGATGTGATGACGGACAGAGCGGACAGCTTGCACGCTTATGAGATTCTCAAGAGCAGCTATATCGTCATGACCCAGGAAGCCCTGAATAAAGTGGAGGAGGTATTTGGCTCATGATACATCCGCGCAATATTGTAATCGCTCCGATCATCACGGAAAAAAGCAGCATGCAGATGCAGGACAATAACACCTACACTTTCAAGGTGAGCATCAATGCTAATAAGATAGAAATCAAGAACGCCATCGAACGCATCTTCGCGGTCAAAGTTCTTGCCGTAAACACCATCCGCATGCTTGGCAAGCCAAAACGTCTCGGACGTTATAGCGGCAAGCGACCGGATTGGAAAAAAGCGATCGTAACCCTTCGCCAAGGCGATAAGATCGCTGCTTTTGAAGTCTAAGAGGTGACATAATGGGAATTAAGAAATATAAACCGATCACCCCGACACTTCGTTATCGCACCGGATATACCTTTGATGAGATCACGACCGACACACCGGAAAAGTCGCTGCTCAAGCCATTGCACAAAACCGGCGGCCGCAACAACCAAGGCAGGATCACCTGTCGTCATCGCGGCGGCGGTCATCGTCGTCATTATCGCATCATCGATTTCAAGCGCGATAAAACCGGTATCCCTGCCAAAGTGGCTACCATAGAATATGATCCGAATCGTACAGCCCGGATCGCACTCCTCCATTACGTTGATGGAGAGAAACGTTATATCATCGCTCCTGACGGTCTTGCCGTCGGTGACAAAGTGATGTCTGGACCCGATGCCGAAATCGCGGTCGGAAACGCCCTTCCCCTGGAAAGAATCCCGCTGGGCTCGACCGTTCACAATATCGAGCTGAAAAAGGGACGCGGCGGGCAGATCGCACGCAGCGCCGGAACCTATGGACAGGTAGTCGCCAAAGATGGGGACTATGTCCATATCAAAATGCCTTCCAACGACGTGCATTTGGTGCGTAAGGAATGCCTGGCGACCATGGGACAAGTGAGCAACCCCGATCACAATCTGATCCAGATCGGCAAAGCCGGACGCAAACGCTGGATGGGTATCCGTCCCACCGTTCGCGGTGTGGCGATGAACCCCGTTGACCACCCTATGGGCGGCGGCGAAGGCAAATCCTCCGGTGGCGGACATCCAGTCTCACCTTGGGGCAAACCCGCCAAAGGCGGAAAAACCCGTAAAACCCGTAAGTATTCCGATAAATATATCGTGAAAGCAGTCAAAAAGAGATAATGGGAGGAAATTATGGCACGCTCAATTAAAAAAGGTCCTTTCGTTGATGATCACCTCCAGAAAAAAGTGGAAGTACTGAATACCGACAGCAAAAAAAACGTGATCAAAACCTGGTCGCGCCGCTCGGTGATTATACCCTCTTTTATCGGACATACCTTTTCAGTGCACAACGGGCACAAATTTGTGCCGGTGTATGTGACCGAAAACATGGTGGGACACAAGCTTGGCGAATTCAGCCCGACTCGTACCTACCGCGGTCACAAAGACAGAAAGAAAAAGGGTAAATAGGGGGAGATGAAATAATGGAAGCAACCGCTAAACTTCGTTTTGCCCGTGGTTCGGCTCGCAAGGCACGTCTGGTATTGGATATGATCCGCTACAAGCGCGTCAGCGAAGCCCAGAAGATACTTCAGTTTTCACGCAGAAGATCCGCTGTGTTGATACATAAGTTATTGGCATCGGCAATCGCCAACGCTCAGGTGAAGGAGCCCAAGGTCGATCTGAACCAGGTCTTCGTCACCAAAGCCGTCGCCGACGTCGGTCCCCAAATGAAACGTTATATGCCGCGAGCTCAGGGTAGAGCCTTTATGATTCGTCGTCCGACCTGTCATATCGCCCTGGAAATCCAGACACTGGAATAGGAGGAAAACCTTGGGACAAAAAATACACCCCATCCTGTATCGTATCGGTGTGAATAAAGACACCGAATCCATCTGGTTTGCGCAAGGAAACTCTTATGTGGAATTTCTCCAGGAAG
This sequence is a window from Candidatus Cloacimonadaceae bacterium. Protein-coding genes within it:
- the rpsJ gene encoding 30S ribosomal protein S10, which gives rise to MSKLENRIRIKLKAYDHRLLDQSVAEIVKSTRNTGAKVIGPIPLPTDRTVYTILRSPHADKKSQDQFQMLVHKRLVDIVNPTQQTTNALKKLSLPAGVHVEIKANSRS
- the rplC gene encoding 50S ribosomal protein L3, translating into MLGLIGKKIGMTQIFDANGKVMPVTVLKAGPCRVICKRNETEHGYDALQLGYEELAEKRVSRPLLGHFKKNGSPTYRYIREFRPSFGQETGDYNVGDELKADLFKESETVTVTSKSKGRGFTGVMKRHGFKGFQASHGVHESFRGGGSIGQCAQPSRVFKNTKMAGQHGNARVSVRHLSVVKVDVENGLIMVKGAVPGHRNSLILIQKEQ
- the rplD gene encoding 50S ribosomal protein L4, which translates into the protein MVKAIKFNSLGDQVGEVELPSSVFDVDVNSPKILLHEVVTMYLGNQRQGTVQKKSRSMTAGSTRKLFKQKGTGNARVGSRRSPIRVHGGKAFAILPKNWYKNIPRTKKRQALRVALTDRAREGRIFIVEGLLYAQPSTKLAKDLLGKIIAEKGRKLVVTDGHHIPTVKSFTNLPDVMTDRADSLHAYEILKSSYIVMTQEALNKVEEVFGS
- the rplW gene encoding 50S ribosomal protein L23, whose protein sequence is MIHPRNIVIAPIITEKSSMQMQDNNTYTFKVSINANKIEIKNAIERIFAVKVLAVNTIRMLGKPKRLGRYSGKRPDWKKAIVTLRQGDKIAAFEV
- the rplB gene encoding 50S ribosomal protein L2, which codes for MGIKKYKPITPTLRYRTGYTFDEITTDTPEKSLLKPLHKTGGRNNQGRITCRHRGGGHRRHYRIIDFKRDKTGIPAKVATIEYDPNRTARIALLHYVDGEKRYIIAPDGLAVGDKVMSGPDAEIAVGNALPLERIPLGSTVHNIELKKGRGGQIARSAGTYGQVVAKDGDYVHIKMPSNDVHLVRKECLATMGQVSNPDHNLIQIGKAGRKRWMGIRPTVRGVAMNPVDHPMGGGEGKSSGGGHPVSPWGKPAKGGKTRKTRKYSDKYIVKAVKKR
- the rpsS gene encoding 30S ribosomal protein S19, with product MARSIKKGPFVDDHLQKKVEVLNTDSKKNVIKTWSRRSVIIPSFIGHTFSVHNGHKFVPVYVTENMVGHKLGEFSPTRTYRGHKDRKKKGK
- the rplV gene encoding 50S ribosomal protein L22; translation: MEATAKLRFARGSARKARLVLDMIRYKRVSEAQKILQFSRRRSAVLIHKLLASAIANAQVKEPKVDLNQVFVTKAVADVGPQMKRYMPRAQGRAFMIRRPTCHIALEIQTLE